CTTCACCTGGCGGCGACCGTTCAGGCGGCGGCTCCGCACCAGCGGGAGCGCGGCCGGGCGGGGCGCGGTCTGGTGGTACGCCGGGACGACCTGCGGCAGGCGACCCGCGAGGGGCGCGAGGGCAACCTCGTGCTGTTCGTCGTCGACGCCTCCGGATCGATGGCGGCGCGGCAGCGGATGAGCGCCGTGAAGGGCGCCGTGCTGTCGCTGCTGCTGGACGCCTACCAGCGGCGGGACAAGGTGGGTCTGGTGACCTTCCGGGGTTCGGCCGCCGACGTGGCGCTGCCGCCGACGTCGTCGGTGGACGCGGCGGCGGCCCGGCTGGAGTCGCTGCCGACCGGCGGCCGCACGCCGCTCGCGGCCGGGCTGCTCAAGGCGCACGAGGTGCTGCGGGTGGAGCGGCTGCGGGACCCGGCACGCCGGGCGCTGGTCGTGCTGGTGACGGACGGGCGGGCCACCGGGGGTGTGGAGCCGGTGGCGCTGGCGGGACGCGCGGCGCGGCTGTTCGCGGCCGAGGGCACCGCCTCCGTGGTCGTGGACTGCGAGTCGGGGCCGATCCGGCTGGGGCTCGCCGGGCAGCTCGCGGGGGAGCTGGGCGGTACGGCGGTGACCCTCGACGAGTTGCGGGCGGACTCGATCGCGGGGCTGGTCAAGGATGTGCGGGATACCGGAACAAGGAGGGCCGCGTAGTGCCCAAGGGACAGCCGAGTGTCGTACCGGACGACGGACTGACGACCCGACAGCGGCGCAACCGGCCGCTGGTCTTCGTGCACACCGGGATCGGGAAGGGCAAGTCCACCGCCGCCTTCGGGCTGGCGCTGCGCGCCTGGAACCAGGGATGGCCCGTCGGGGTGTTCCAGTTCGTCAAGTCGGCCAAGTGGAAGGTCGGCGAGGAGAACGCCCTGCGGGTGCTCGGCGCATCCGGTGAGGGCGGCACCGTCGACTGGCACAAGATGGGCGAGGGGTGGTCCTGGGTCCAGCGCGACCAGCAGCAGGACAACGAGGAGAAGGCCCGGGAGGGCTGGGAGCAGGTCAAGCGCGACCTCGCCGCCGAGACGTACAAGCTGTACGTGCTGGACGAGTTCGCCTACCCGCTGCACTGGGGGTGGATCGACACCGACGAGGTCGTGTCCGTGCTGCGCGACCGGCCCGGCACCCAGCACGTCGTGATCACCGGGCGGAACGCGCCGCAGCAGCTGGTGGACTTCGCCGACCTGGTCACGGACATGTCCAAGGTCAAGCACCCGATGGACACCGGCCAGAAGGGGCAGAGGGGCATCGAGTGGTGACGGCCTCCGTCCCCAGACTGGTCGTGGCCGCGCCCTCCTCGGGCAGCGGCAAGACCACCGTGGCCACCGGGCTGATGGCCGCGCTCGCCGCGCGGGGGCTGGCCGTGTCCCCGCACAAGGTCGGGCCCGACTACATCGACCCGGGGTACCACGCGCTGGCCACCGGGCGGACGGGGCGCAACCTCGACGCCTACCTGTGCGGGCCCGAGCTGGTGGAGCCGCTGTTCCTGCACGGGGCTCGCGGCTGCGACATCGCCGTGATCGAGGGCGTGATGGGGCTGTACGACGGGGCGGC
The Streptomyces sp. NBC_01723 genome window above contains:
- the cobO gene encoding cob(I)yrinic acid a,c-diamide adenosyltransferase, with product MPKGQPSVVPDDGLTTRQRRNRPLVFVHTGIGKGKSTAAFGLALRAWNQGWPVGVFQFVKSAKWKVGEENALRVLGASGEGGTVDWHKMGEGWSWVQRDQQQDNEEKAREGWEQVKRDLAAETYKLYVLDEFAYPLHWGWIDTDEVVSVLRDRPGTQHVVITGRNAPQQLVDFADLVTDMSKVKHPMDTGQKGQRGIEW